One window of Terriglobia bacterium genomic DNA carries:
- the purM gene encoding phosphoribosylformylglycinamidine cyclo-ligase: MPENDPNRTTVTYADAGVDLERAARAKQRIRYLAHKTFTKCVLSEIGGFGGMFALDKEKYKDPVLVASVDGVGTKLKVAFEMNLHHTIGGDLVNHCVNDIAVQGAAPLFFMDYYATGKLDPEMAERVVAGIADACKHNGCALIGGETAEMPGFYEHGEYDLAGFIVGVVERERVITGKNVQVGDVLVGLPSNGLHTNGYALARKLLFETAHYSPETYVNELKNKVGNELMRVHKSYWPLLKKLLDGEAVSAMAHITGGGMTLNLPRALPKGTAAVIEMGTWPEQPIFQHLQQLGGIPQDEMMRTFNMGIGMILVVPPKKFKKVQTVLERAGEKGYTIGRIVKGERKVLYS, from the coding sequence TTGCCCGAGAACGATCCCAACCGCACGACGGTCACCTACGCCGATGCCGGGGTTGACCTGGAACGCGCCGCCCGCGCCAAGCAGCGCATCCGGTATCTTGCCCACAAAACCTTCACCAAATGCGTGCTGAGCGAGATCGGCGGCTTTGGAGGAATGTTTGCCCTGGACAAGGAGAAGTACAAGGACCCGGTGCTGGTGGCAAGCGTGGACGGAGTGGGAACGAAGTTGAAAGTCGCCTTCGAGATGAACCTGCACCACACCATCGGCGGCGACCTGGTGAACCATTGTGTTAACGACATCGCCGTACAGGGCGCCGCACCCCTATTCTTCATGGACTACTACGCCACCGGCAAACTGGACCCGGAGATGGCCGAACGGGTGGTAGCCGGGATCGCCGATGCTTGCAAGCACAACGGCTGCGCCCTAATCGGCGGCGAGACGGCGGAGATGCCCGGATTCTACGAGCACGGCGAGTATGACTTGGCGGGATTCATCGTCGGAGTCGTGGAGCGGGAGAGGGTGATCACCGGAAAAAACGTGCAGGTCGGAGACGTACTGGTCGGATTGCCGTCAAACGGGCTGCATACCAACGGCTATGCCCTGGCTCGCAAGCTGCTGTTCGAGACCGCGCACTACTCGCCGGAGACCTACGTCAACGAACTGAAGAACAAGGTCGGGAACGAGCTGATGCGCGTGCACAAGAGCTACTGGCCTCTGCTGAAAAAGCTGCTGGACGGAGAGGCGGTCTCGGCCATGGCGCACATCACCGGCGGCGGCATGACCCTGAACCTGCCGCGCGCGCTGCCCAAGGGCACGGCGGCGGTGATTGAGATGGGCACGTGGCCGGAACAGCCGATCTTCCAGCACCTGCAACAACTCGGCGGTATCCCGCAGGACGAGATGATGCGCACCTTCAACATGGGAATCGGCATGATCCTGGTGGTCCCACCTAAAAAATTCAAGAAGGTGCAGACGGTGCTGGAGCGCGCCGGCGAGAAGGGATACACCATCGGCCGGATCGTGAAGGGCGAGCGCAAAGTGCTGTACTCCTGA